The Saprospiraceae bacterium genome includes a window with the following:
- a CDS encoding WYL domain-containing protein produces the protein MKNDVPVRIVRVFKLLEYLSAFPAKSVDKLAQMIGVSIKTIYKDIILLESLGYEMEKDTNHRYRIKYGFTSEYHLNENEKKMIIGAISQAGLSKNDITSIQHKIRSFSFTLSDQAIAKQIHIIKKIVDAITQNQRLVLHDYQSTTAGSKIRDRQVLPLHFDDMRMSITAYDLEKQKCQIFKVARIKDISPILTSPENVNQQTCPMVDSFGYAGDMDYEISLLLTQRASALLSEEFHMSSHLITEYDDGQFPYCITSKVCGYEGVGRFVLGLMTEIKVTGDDGFKAYLKNKMNESTLLLE, from the coding sequence ATGAAAAATGATGTACCTGTGAGAATAGTCAGAGTCTTTAAACTACTGGAATATCTATCAGCGTTTCCTGCAAAATCTGTGGATAAACTGGCCCAAATGATAGGCGTAAGCATTAAAACGATATATAAAGACATCATTCTGCTGGAATCCTTGGGATACGAAATGGAAAAAGACACCAATCACAGATATCGTATAAAATATGGATTCACATCTGAATATCACCTCAACGAAAATGAAAAAAAAATGATCATAGGGGCCATCTCTCAGGCAGGTCTGTCAAAAAATGATATCACTAGCATACAACACAAAATCAGATCATTTTCATTCACACTATCTGATCAGGCCATAGCAAAACAGATACATATCATCAAAAAAATAGTCGATGCGATCACCCAAAACCAAAGATTAGTGCTGCATGACTATCAATCTACAACTGCTGGCTCCAAGATCAGAGACCGCCAGGTGTTACCTCTCCACTTCGACGACATGAGGATGTCGATCACAGCATATGACCTCGAAAAACAAAAATGCCAGATCTTTAAGGTAGCAAGGATCAAAGATATTTCACCCATTCTCACATCACCTGAAAATGTAAACCAGCAAACCTGTCCGATGGTAGACTCCTTCGGATATGCCGGAGATATGGATTATGAAATAAGCCTTTTACTCACCCAAAGAGCGTCAGCTTTACTGTCTGAGGAATTTCATATGAGCAGTCACTTGATAACTGAGTACGATGATGGACAATTTCCATATTGCATTACATCAAAAGTCTGTGGCTACGAAGGTGTGGGAAGATTTGTATTGGGTTTGATGACAGAAATCAAGGTAACGGGAGATGATGGATTTAAAGCATATCTCAAAAATAAAATGAATGAATCGACACTTTTATTAGAATAA
- a CDS encoding transposase codes for MITQDAFTSGKSLIGTILDKMVGINKWQKVFFMEVTMLFLTIKGKINFTQMGRYSSSPEVRFRNMFKKAFDFVSINSLFITQQCGDELIVGFDPSYLSKSGKHTPNVGYFYSGVAGMIKRGMEFGCLAIIDVKQNTAYHLDAVQTPPVKKEDAETGLIKHYCKIFVERINTIKKHSEILVVDGWFNKQKFVGSMTKLGLEVICRLRPDANLKYLYNGPKMEGRGRPKKYSCKVDLKNIDKSVFKKTVDDGSKVIYEAVVYSISLKINIKVAYTEYLNEKGEVTNTILYFSTNTSRDSIDIVRYYKARFQMEFIFRDGKQFTGLDNCQARSVEKIHNHVNYAMTAVNVAKAIIRQGIEKDQPCSCSIQDIKTELFNQFLLERIFINYGIEPELQKNNELKRKILDFGKVAA; via the coding sequence ATGATTACACAAGACGCATTTACTTCCGGCAAAAGCCTTATAGGTACAATATTAGATAAAATGGTTGGCATCAACAAATGGCAGAAAGTATTTTTTATGGAAGTAACCATGTTATTTCTTACCATCAAAGGAAAAATCAATTTTACTCAGATGGGAAGATATAGTTCGTCGCCTGAAGTGAGGTTTCGCAACATGTTCAAGAAGGCATTTGATTTTGTATCAATCAATTCTTTATTTATCACCCAACAATGTGGCGATGAATTGATAGTGGGGTTTGATCCTTCATATCTTTCAAAGAGTGGGAAACATACACCTAATGTAGGCTATTTTTACTCTGGTGTAGCAGGCATGATCAAGCGAGGTATGGAATTTGGATGCTTGGCCATCATAGATGTCAAGCAAAATACAGCCTATCATCTTGATGCCGTACAGACACCACCGGTGAAGAAAGAAGATGCAGAAACTGGTCTGATCAAACACTATTGTAAGATATTTGTCGAAAGGATTAATACAATAAAGAAACATAGTGAAATCCTAGTAGTAGATGGTTGGTTTAACAAACAAAAATTTGTAGGATCAATGACCAAATTGGGGTTAGAAGTGATCTGTAGATTACGCCCCGATGCAAACTTAAAGTATCTTTACAATGGTCCGAAGATGGAAGGAAGAGGTCGCCCTAAGAAATACTCATGCAAAGTAGATCTCAAAAATATAGATAAGAGTGTATTCAAAAAGACAGTTGATGATGGGAGCAAGGTTATATACGAAGCAGTGGTGTATTCCATAAGTCTAAAGATAAATATCAAAGTGGCCTATACAGAATATTTAAATGAGAAAGGTGAAGTTACAAACACCATTCTTTATTTTAGCACCAACACGTCTAGGGATTCCATCGACATAGTCAGATATTACAAAGCCAGATTTCAAATGGAATTTATATTCAGAGACGGCAAACAGTTTACCGGATTGGACAACTGTCAGGCAAGGTCAGTGGAGAAAATCCATAATCATGTAAATTATGCCATGACGGCAGTCAATGTAGCTAAAGCAATCATACGGCAAGGCATAGAAAAAGATCAGCCCTGCAGTTGCTCCATTCAAGATATCAAAACAGAGTTATTTAATCAATTTCTGCTGGAAAGAATATTTATCAACTATGGTATTGAACCAGAGTTGCAAAAAAATAATGAATTAAAACGCAAAATATTAGATTTTGGGAAAGTCGCAGCTTAA
- the cas1b gene encoding type I-B CRISPR-associated endonuclease Cas1 encodes MKRTYYLFNDGRMSRKDNTLCFIARDKDGREQPAKYIPIETIDTMYVFGALDVNAALLNYLGQRHISMHFFDYYEHYTGSFMAKDYLLAGKMQIEQTKAYIKKDRRMHIATKLIDGATYNMLKNMKYYDNRGKDTSEKILQLETLRDSISAATDIPTLMGIEGNSRQVYYSAFEAIIPEFTMSNRTKQPPDNEINALISFGNMVCYTLTLDMIYHTQLNPTISFLHEPGYRRYSLALDISEVFKPILVDRTIFRVLNKKEIQEKHFDRKLNGCFLNETGKKTYMRAWEERLSETIKHRSLNKNVSYKHLVKLECYKLAKYILKDEPEYKPFKIWW; translated from the coding sequence ATGAAGCGTACTTACTACTTATTCAACGACGGTCGGATGAGCCGTAAAGACAATACCTTGTGTTTCATAGCACGAGACAAAGATGGACGTGAACAACCTGCCAAGTACATCCCTATCGAAACAATCGATACGATGTACGTTTTTGGCGCATTGGATGTCAATGCTGCGCTGCTCAATTATTTGGGTCAGCGGCATATCAGTATGCATTTTTTTGATTATTACGAACATTACACAGGATCATTTATGGCGAAGGATTATCTCCTTGCAGGCAAAATGCAAATAGAACAAACCAAGGCGTATATCAAAAAAGATCGCAGGATGCACATTGCTACAAAGCTGATAGATGGTGCTACGTACAATATGCTCAAAAATATGAAGTACTACGATAATCGTGGGAAAGATACATCAGAAAAAATATTGCAATTAGAGACATTGCGAGATAGTATCTCCGCCGCTACAGATATTCCCACATTGATGGGCATAGAAGGCAACTCCCGGCAGGTATATTATAGTGCTTTTGAAGCCATCATTCCGGAATTCACAATGAGCAATAGGACAAAACAACCACCTGACAATGAGATCAATGCGTTGATCTCTTTTGGGAATATGGTGTGTTATACTTTGACATTGGATATGATATATCACACCCAACTCAATCCTACAATTAGCTTCCTGCACGAACCAGGTTATCGGAGATATTCATTGGCTTTGGACATTTCTGAAGTTTTCAAACCCATACTGGTCGATAGGACGATATTCAGAGTATTGAACAAGAAAGAGATACAAGAAAAACATTTTGACCGAAAATTGAATGGTTGCTTCCTCAACGAAACCGGCAAAAAAACATATATGCGCGCATGGGAGGAACGTCTATCGGAGACTATAAAACACCGATCACTCAATAAAAATGTGAGTTACAAACACTTGGTGAAACTGGAATGTTATAAATTGGCAAAATATATCCTGAAGGATGAGCCTGAGTATAAACCATTTAAAATTTGGTGGTAA
- the cas3 gene encoding CRISPR-associated helicase Cas3': MRIAMFNSYSSVSEILIATQPLNKFLINSETYYAHISPRHSTVHLEPETLEQHIELVQEKFELLSKVHCIDNVLDSLIFHFLNKYSFESDLKTANYVKTLFVNTIVFHDFGKINENFQASSEKMNNPNFKGKERFQSVISTHHSALGAYLFIVKHLQDVSSFDPNKRGLLSHCVLVFSYPIFKHHASRLKDEYQNTIGFTEAQVNCMKEYITNYQYDINSIFSERFVLQENTKKAFEQFEEYQKHSFSFEFYVLIRLSFSMLTASDYLASSQYMSGNKEPLKDFGILNKERILKLFEFVSETDKLKNGKPNYNKSTYQKLHSDFKLLNPKQQSGDNLNLLRQEMALEVIQNIRIHSDKNLFYIEAPTGGGKTNLSMLATIELLKAADGTLNKVFYVFPFTTLITQTYSAIIDTLGLEENEITQLHSKAGYKNKEEEHDGLYSDEKQNFIENLFVNYPFCLLSHVKFFDLLKSNEKEANYMLHRLANSIVVIDELQSYNPSHWDKMMYLIRHFSKHFNIKLILMSATLPKLGDLEIIKEEAKDIVYLLPNAKQDYFLNPNFKHRVNFNFDYFERKDLQLDEIATLLLSKSIDYSIKDFGTAKPKNSIYTIIEFIFKKTATEFYIEIDKINDGFFDEIFILSGTILEHRRKYIINFLKNPDNRKKRILLITTQVVEAGVDIDMDLGFKDRSLIDSEEQLAGRINRNVNKQECTLYLFNFNKDAIIYGQDKRHEETKKLSPEEYARILNNKDFDFLYNKVLANLQYWNENSQFDRQNNKGLLKHYQINIEKLKFQSTHTEFKLIEKENLSCFIPMEIPVRVDGIKSGSYDEIFNKNELAFLAQNNVFPTQDNKIAGSQVFDIYLDFIQNKREYTTQKIGEKTLQGVMSKFIFSLFATEKIKLQIIHYSDEVKSEYGYKYVDRWFEFFEESSGMDDKRFKSNETQFL, from the coding sequence ATGAGAATTGCTATGTTCAACTCTTATAGCTCAGTTTCTGAAATTTTAATAGCAACCCAACCACTGAATAAGTTTTTGATCAACTCAGAAACTTATTATGCTCACATTTCGCCAAGACATAGCACTGTTCATTTAGAGCCTGAAACATTAGAACAACACATAGAATTGGTGCAAGAAAAGTTTGAATTACTCTCTAAAGTACATTGTATTGACAATGTTCTTGATAGTTTAATTTTTCATTTTCTCAATAAGTATAGTTTTGAAAGCGATTTAAAAACTGCAAATTATGTTAAAACATTGTTTGTCAACACTATTGTTTTTCATGATTTTGGCAAAATAAATGAAAACTTTCAAGCCAGTTCTGAAAAAATGAACAATCCAAATTTCAAAGGAAAAGAGCGATTCCAATCAGTAATTTCCACACATCATTCAGCGCTGGGAGCTTACTTATTTATTGTGAAACATTTACAAGATGTATCTTCTTTTGATCCCAACAAAAGAGGACTGTTATCACATTGTGTTTTGGTATTTTCGTATCCAATTTTTAAACATCACGCAAGTAGATTGAAGGATGAATACCAAAATACCATAGGATTTACTGAAGCACAAGTCAACTGTATGAAAGAGTACATAACGAATTATCAATATGATATTAATTCTATATTTTCAGAACGATTTGTACTCCAAGAAAATACTAAAAAGGCTTTTGAACAATTTGAAGAATATCAAAAACATTCCTTTTCCTTTGAATTTTATGTGCTTATTCGCTTGAGTTTCTCCATGCTGACAGCATCTGATTATTTGGCTTCAAGCCAATATATGAGTGGGAATAAAGAGCCATTAAAAGATTTTGGGATTTTAAATAAAGAACGTATTCTTAAGTTATTTGAATTTGTCAGTGAGACTGATAAACTGAAAAATGGAAAGCCCAATTACAACAAAAGCACTTACCAAAAATTGCATTCAGATTTCAAATTACTGAATCCGAAACAACAAAGTGGTGATAATCTTAATTTATTACGTCAGGAAATGGCTTTGGAGGTAATCCAGAATATACGAATACACAGCGATAAAAATTTGTTTTACATAGAAGCTCCAACAGGTGGAGGTAAGACCAATTTGTCTATGTTGGCCACAATAGAATTATTGAAAGCAGCGGATGGGACGCTAAACAAGGTGTTTTATGTGTTTCCATTTACAACATTGATCACGCAGACATACAGTGCCATCATTGACACGCTGGGATTGGAAGAAAATGAAATAACCCAATTGCACTCAAAGGCAGGATATAAGAATAAAGAAGAGGAACACGATGGATTGTATAGTGACGAGAAACAAAATTTTATTGAAAATTTATTTGTGAATTATCCATTTTGTCTGCTTTCTCATGTCAAGTTCTTTGACTTACTTAAAAGCAATGAAAAAGAAGCCAATTATATGTTGCACAGATTGGCAAATTCTATTGTAGTAATTGACGAGCTCCAATCTTACAATCCCAGTCATTGGGATAAAATGATGTATTTGATTCGTCACTTTTCAAAACATTTCAACATAAAGTTAATCCTGATGTCTGCCACTTTGCCCAAGTTAGGTGACTTAGAAATCATCAAAGAAGAAGCAAAAGACATTGTTTATTTATTGCCAAATGCCAAACAAGATTATTTTCTTAATCCTAATTTTAAACATAGAGTCAACTTCAATTTTGACTATTTTGAACGAAAAGATTTACAATTAGATGAAATTGCAACATTGCTTCTTTCAAAATCAATAGACTACAGCATTAAAGATTTTGGCACTGCTAAACCTAAAAACAGTATTTACACAATCATTGAGTTCATTTTCAAGAAAACTGCAACAGAGTTTTATATCGAAATAGATAAAATCAATGATGGTTTTTTTGATGAAATATTTATACTTTCCGGAACCATATTAGAACACAGGAGAAAATACATTATCAATTTCCTAAAAAATCCTGACAACAGAAAAAAACGAATTTTACTTATTACCACCCAAGTCGTGGAAGCTGGTGTCGATATTGATATGGATTTAGGTTTTAAAGATAGGTCTCTTATAGACAGTGAAGAGCAGTTGGCGGGTAGGATCAATAGAAATGTCAATAAACAAGAATGTACTCTATATCTTTTCAATTTTAATAAAGATGCGATCATTTACGGGCAAGATAAACGGCATGAAGAAACTAAAAAACTATCCCCTGAAGAGTATGCACGTATTTTGAATAATAAGGATTTTGATTTTTTATATAATAAGGTATTAGCAAATCTTCAATACTGGAACGAAAATAGTCAGTTTGACAGGCAAAACAACAAAGGTCTTTTAAAACATTATCAAATAAATATTGAAAAGTTGAAATTTCAATCAACTCACACAGAATTTAAATTGATTGAAAAAGAAAATCTATCTTGTTTTATTCCAATGGAGATACCCGTAAGAGTTGATGGAATCAAAAGTGGCTCTTATGATGAGATATTCAATAAAAATGAATTGGCATTTTTAGCTCAAAACAATGTTTTTCCAACTCAAGATAACAAAATAGCAGGTAGTCAGGTATTTGATATTTACCTGGATTTCATTCAAAATAAAAGAGAATATACCACTCAAAAAATTGGAGAAAAAACACTTCAAGGAGTTATGTCAAAATTCATTTTTTCACTGTTTGCAACAGAAAAAATTAAATTGCAGATTATACATTATTCTGATGAAGTAAAAAGTGAATATGGATACAAATATGTAGATAGATGGTTTGAATTTTTTGAAGAATCATCAGGTATGGACGATAAAAGATTTAAAAGCAACGAAACCCAATTTCTCTAA
- a CDS encoding nuclear transport factor 2 family protein, whose translation MEKLHKTSPIMTIQMTKIFLKIFILLFVSFSTFAQTDKQMVEEAMMNYLDALYDAKPELIRESVHPKLNKFGFYRPAKDKPFGQMGQMSFERLEKLAGEWNAQKKPIDIPRKAEVIAVHEQIAIGKVSAEWGFDFMQLVKENGKWLIINIVWQSPE comes from the coding sequence ATGGAAAAATTACACAAGACTTCACCTATTATGACAATACAAATGACTAAGATATTTCTAAAAATATTCATTTTGCTATTTGTTTCCTTCTCTACTTTTGCACAGACTGATAAGCAAATGGTAGAAGAAGCTATGATGAATTATTTGGACGCTCTTTATGATGCCAAACCAGAATTAATTCGGGAAAGCGTTCATCCTAAACTCAATAAATTTGGATTTTATCGACCTGCAAAAGATAAACCGTTTGGCCAAATGGGTCAAATGTCATTTGAACGTTTGGAAAAATTGGCTGGCGAATGGAATGCTCAAAAAAAGCCTATTGATATACCTCGAAAAGCCGAAGTAATAGCTGTTCACGAACAAATTGCCATAGGCAAGGTATCTGCCGAATGGGGTTTTGATTTTATGCAATTGGTGAAAGAAAATGGTAAGTGGTTGATAATAAATATAGTATGGCAAAGTCCAGAATAG
- a CDS encoding RNA-binding protein: MNIFVAKLNYRTSSEALENLFSQYGEVVSAKVIMDRDTGRSKGFAFVEMGSEDAGIAAIAGLNETEFEGQTIVCKKAEPKPANAPRRDNNFRPRERRY; this comes from the coding sequence ATGAACATTTTTGTTGCTAAATTGAACTACAGAACAAGTTCTGAAGCTTTAGAAAATCTATTTTCACAGTATGGCGAAGTTGTTTCGGCCAAGGTTATTATGGACAGGGATACAGGAAGATCCAAAGGATTCGCATTTGTTGAAATGGGAAGTGAGGATGCAGGTATCGCCGCGATTGCAGGATTAAATGAAACTGAATTTGAAGGTCAGACCATCGTATGTAAAAAAGCAGAACCAAAACCTGCGAACGCTCCGCGTAGAGATAACAATTTTAGACCAAGAGAGAGAAGATATTAA
- the cas2 gene encoding CRISPR-associated endonuclease Cas2, with protein MYVIAVYDVGEKRVVKMLKLCRQYLNWIQNSVFEGELTEVQLKELKYKAKEIMKAEEDSFIIFSSREQKWMDKQVIGKEKNNLDNFL; from the coding sequence ATGTATGTAATCGCAGTATATGATGTAGGTGAAAAGAGAGTAGTAAAAATGCTGAAACTCTGCAGGCAATATCTCAATTGGATACAAAACTCAGTATTCGAAGGTGAACTGACCGAAGTACAGCTGAAGGAATTAAAATATAAGGCCAAGGAAATCATGAAGGCCGAAGAAGATAGTTTTATCATATTCAGCAGTCGGGAGCAAAAGTGGATGGATAAGCAAGTGATTGGTAAAGAGAAAAACAATCTGGATAATTTTTTATAA
- the cas5b gene encoding type I-B CRISPR-associated protein Cas5, which translates to MQKLISIDLKADFGFFRKPDANNTVNLSYNIVHKPAILGIFGAIIGMEGYQEKGKMPEYYDKLSYIGIGIAPLGHEKGNFQKTVIKYSNTIGYANKGSNYLTEEATLIKPSYRVYALLDINNESEQKLYEYLQNGYSEYIPYFGKNEHYAWWEKESFKEYEYEQRDKINDSIFLKTLFIKENIVKEHKADNMFDMFSFMDEELPFMYFERLPKDFDETLYQYNISDCVFTTFRLKNSIGLKGLHYLKNENCYVQLL; encoded by the coding sequence ATGCAAAAGTTAATATCTATAGATTTAAAAGCTGATTTTGGTTTTTTCCGTAAGCCTGATGCCAATAATACGGTAAATCTTTCCTACAATATTGTACACAAACCTGCTATCCTAGGTATATTTGGGGCTATCATAGGAATGGAAGGTTATCAAGAAAAAGGTAAAATGCCAGAATATTATGACAAACTTAGTTATATTGGCATTGGTATTGCTCCTTTAGGTCATGAGAAAGGAAATTTCCAGAAAACAGTCATTAAGTATTCTAATACAATCGGATACGCCAATAAAGGTTCAAATTACCTGACTGAAGAAGCCACATTGATCAAGCCGTCATATCGAGTTTATGCTTTACTTGATATAAACAATGAGTCCGAACAAAAACTTTATGAATATCTACAGAACGGTTATTCAGAATACATACCCTATTTTGGCAAAAATGAGCACTATGCCTGGTGGGAGAAAGAGAGTTTTAAGGAATATGAGTATGAGCAAAGGGATAAAATAAACGATAGCATTTTTTTGAAAACGCTCTTTATCAAAGAAAACATTGTGAAAGAACATAAAGCAGATAATATGTTTGATATGTTTTCATTTATGGATGAAGAGTTACCATTTATGTATTTTGAGCGTTTACCTAAAGATTTTGATGAAACATTGTATCAATATAATATTTCAGACTGCGTTTTTACAACATTTCGATTAAAAAATAGTATCGGCTTAAAAGGGCTGCATTACTTAAAAAATGAGAATTGCTATGTTCAACTCTTATAG
- a CDS encoding DUF1801 domain-containing protein, with amino-acid sequence MEEIIDYIAKIEDEHRKEDCQTLLKMMSEICNEQPKLWNNSIVGFGTYQYKYESGREGEWFITGFSNRKKSLTIYIVAGFSDYKDLLAQLGNHTIGSSCLYIKGLASIDLDILKLLITKSTEYMKARHFYHN; translated from the coding sequence ATGGAAGAAATCATTGATTATATTGCAAAAATTGAGGATGAGCACCGCAAAGAAGATTGCCAAACATTATTGAAAATGATGTCAGAGATTTGTAATGAACAGCCCAAACTTTGGAATAATTCTATAGTTGGTTTTGGGACTTATCAATACAAATATGAATCAGGGAGAGAAGGTGAGTGGTTTATAACTGGTTTTTCGAATAGAAAAAAAAGTTTAACGATTTATATAGTAGCAGGTTTTTCGGATTATAAGGATCTTCTGGCTCAACTTGGAAATCACACAATTGGCTCCTCATGTTTGTATATCAAAGGATTAGCAAGTATTGATTTAGATATATTAAAGCTATTGATAACGAAATCAACTGAATATATGAAAGCAAGGCACTTTTATCATAATTAG
- a CDS encoding CRISPR-associated protein Cas4, whose translation MKHITATLINLYHVCKRELWLHANEIRMEHTSDTVTEGKLIGENTYTDRAAKYTELQLDGIKIDYYDARNKVVHEIKKSDKMEAAHEAQVKYYLYKLKQHGVEGATGILEYPTLRHTSQIILTDEDVIVIQRWEADISEIISREEMPGVIDKPVCKRCSYFEFCYC comes from the coding sequence ATGAAACATATTACCGCCACATTAATTAATCTCTACCACGTTTGCAAACGTGAACTCTGGCTCCATGCCAATGAAATCCGGATGGAACACACCTCCGACACCGTCACCGAAGGCAAACTCATAGGCGAAAACACCTATACTGATCGTGCTGCTAAATATACAGAGCTGCAACTCGATGGTATCAAAATAGATTATTATGACGCACGAAATAAGGTAGTACATGAGATCAAAAAGAGTGATAAAATGGAGGCTGCCCACGAAGCACAAGTCAAATATTACCTGTATAAACTCAAGCAACATGGCGTAGAAGGTGCTACCGGCATACTGGAGTACCCTACCCTAAGGCATACATCACAGATAATTCTGACGGATGAAGATGTGATAGTTATACAACGATGGGAAGCAGATATTTCTGAAATTATCTCTAGAGAAGAGATGCCTGGTGTGATCGATAAGCCGGTGTGTAAGAGATGTAGTTATTTTGAGTTTTGTTATTGTTAA
- a CDS encoding plasmid pRiA4b ORF-3 family protein, whose product MGSKIRIELLDAKKPKVWREMWVPMAITFDQFHEILQACMGWQNYHLYSFQESLKSRYFHIMRPPFDDLPGIDASKITIESILWGYYNAYQMSLNMDVINQVDKLYYIYDFGDQWEHEISVIDYDLTPIKHAEITDGEGACPPEDCGGIHGYERMKKYLDGKMSKKEYYDWFTAINAEGFDIHHFDMEKHNKMLKKIGRTKK is encoded by the coding sequence ATGGGATCAAAGATTAGAATTGAGTTATTGGACGCAAAAAAACCAAAAGTATGGCGCGAAATGTGGGTTCCCATGGCGATAACATTTGATCAATTTCATGAAATTTTACAAGCTTGTATGGGATGGCAAAATTATCATTTATATTCTTTCCAAGAATCCTTAAAAAGCAGATATTTTCACATTATGCGTCCACCATTTGACGATTTACCAGGAATAGATGCTTCAAAAATAACCATCGAATCAATTTTATGGGGATATTATAATGCTTATCAAATGTCCTTGAATATGGACGTAATAAATCAAGTGGATAAACTTTACTACATATATGATTTTGGTGACCAGTGGGAACACGAAATTTCCGTTATTGATTATGACCTAACGCCTATAAAACATGCAGAAATCACTGACGGTGAAGGTGCGTGTCCTCCAGAAGATTGTGGCGGTATCCACGGTTACGAACGTATGAAAAAATACCTTGACGGTAAAATGAGCAAAAAAGAGTATTACGATTGGTTTACAGCAATAAACGCAGAAGGATTTGATATACACCATTTTGATATGGAAAAACATAATAAAATGCTTAAGAAAATAGGCAGGACAAAAAAATAA
- a CDS encoding type I CRISPR-associated protein Cas7 — translation MSNKFKNRVFGCAIIKSINSNYNADFSHQPRTLPDGTVYATDKALKYSIRNYWDKVSNEKVFYFKSLTEEMSPRTLDETLEKLFGKIEDANKNNLRLKVLKSILNCIDVRVFGGTYAGKTNISIHGTCQITHGVNRFPENIIYSEQIMSPFRNPSEKNADSTMTTLGTQSKLKEGHYVHHFSVNPKNIEADANRVDSVDLTDDDISKLKEGLRKGVSYYDSSAKAGTENEVLFWVQLKADSKIVLPSFVELIDISLDRKIDFSKLTAILGKEHIKNEIEKIEVFYNQGITDVINLPNSIEKYDLEGQKQG, via the coding sequence ATGTCAAACAAATTTAAAAACAGAGTATTTGGATGTGCGATCATCAAATCTATTAATTCCAATTATAATGCGGACTTTTCACACCAACCTAGAACTTTACCTGACGGCACTGTATATGCCACTGATAAAGCATTAAAATACAGTATCAGAAACTATTGGGATAAAGTATCAAACGAAAAAGTTTTTTATTTTAAAAGTTTAACCGAAGAAATGTCTCCAAGAACTTTAGATGAGACTTTAGAAAAACTCTTTGGCAAAATTGAAGATGCCAACAAAAATAATTTAAGACTTAAAGTACTAAAAAGTATTTTGAACTGTATAGATGTTCGAGTGTTTGGCGGCACCTATGCTGGAAAAACAAATATCTCCATTCATGGAACATGTCAAATAACGCATGGTGTCAACAGATTTCCAGAAAACATCATTTATTCAGAGCAAATTATGTCGCCATTTAGGAATCCAAGCGAAAAAAATGCTGATAGTACCATGACAACGTTGGGAACCCAATCAAAATTGAAAGAAGGTCACTATGTTCACCATTTTTCTGTAAACCCTAAGAATATTGAAGCAGATGCAAATCGTGTAGATTCTGTAGATCTGACAGATGATGATATATCAAAACTAAAAGAAGGATTACGTAAAGGAGTCTCCTATTATGATTCTTCTGCCAAAGCAGGTACTGAGAATGAAGTTCTCTTTTGGGTACAACTCAAAGCTGACTCAAAGATTGTGTTACCTTCATTCGTGGAGTTAATTGATATATCATTGGACAGAAAGATTGATTTCTCAAAATTGACTGCAATTTTAGGAAAAGAACATATCAAAAACGAAATAGAAAAAATAGAAGTATTTTACAATCAAGGTATAACTGATGTAATCAATTTGCCAAACTCGATCGAGAAATATGATTTAGAAGGTCAAAAACAAGGATAG